Proteins from one Paenibacillus amylolyticus genomic window:
- a CDS encoding transglutaminase domain-containing protein: MLQNWLDSLKELNGITIMLLLIVAASLLQGWSRGASRSAGRLFGFLMDGIMAVIGILLSIGLTLWLAPYVQQWLSEYASAMPNRELNRWEQMYYTLITAIADFPLMRFAVLFVVSYGLIRLILGLLSSFIFSSRPRSAEESVPKGMLSRLTGAIIGTIIGSVRGMIVIAVLFMIVSLYPGSMFSRYVEASPIYMQGAKSVIEPLSGTFIKDKLPVFTQAVQKELGGILQRKYEVIDHNIPTDIESAAKEIVNGQSTDEGKARALYDWVGSRIQYDYGKVDDYEQKGIWHEQNPQNTFDTRKGVCIDYARLYAVMARSQGLEVKVVTGLGYNGQGGYGPHAWNEVYLSDSESWVPLDPTWAISGDWFNPPNFADTHLKDQSA; this comes from the coding sequence GTGCTGCAGAATTGGCTGGACAGCCTGAAGGAATTGAATGGCATCACAATTATGCTGTTGCTGATTGTGGCTGCTTCATTATTGCAGGGTTGGTCCAGAGGAGCTTCACGTTCAGCAGGCAGACTCTTTGGGTTCCTGATGGATGGCATTATGGCGGTTATTGGTATTCTGTTGTCGATCGGTTTAACATTGTGGCTTGCGCCATATGTACAGCAGTGGCTGTCTGAGTATGCTTCAGCCATGCCTAACCGTGAGCTGAACCGGTGGGAACAGATGTATTATACGTTGATTACGGCGATTGCGGATTTTCCGCTAATGCGGTTCGCTGTATTATTTGTGGTTAGCTATGGACTCATCCGACTGATTCTCGGATTGCTCTCTTCATTTATTTTTAGCAGCAGGCCGAGGTCGGCTGAGGAAAGTGTGCCTAAAGGTATGCTTAGTCGGTTAACGGGTGCAATCATTGGCACGATCATAGGCTCCGTCCGTGGAATGATCGTCATTGCGGTCTTGTTCATGATCGTCAGTCTTTACCCCGGGAGTATGTTCAGCCGATATGTGGAGGCATCTCCCATCTACATGCAAGGAGCCAAATCGGTGATCGAACCGTTGTCGGGCACATTCATTAAGGACAAGCTTCCCGTATTTACGCAGGCTGTGCAAAAGGAACTGGGCGGCATCCTGCAACGCAAATATGAAGTCATTGACCATAATATTCCGACGGATATTGAATCTGCTGCGAAAGAGATTGTCAACGGACAATCGACAGATGAGGGCAAAGCAAGAGCGCTATACGACTGGGTAGGTTCCCGTATTCAGTATGACTATGGTAAAGTGGATGACTATGAACAAAAGGGCATATGGCATGAACAGAATCCGCAGAATACATTTGATACACGCAAAGGCGTATGTATTGATTATGCTCGACTTTATGCTGTGATGGCCCGTTCACAAGGACTTGAAGTCAAAGTCGTTACGGGACTTGGGTATAACGGTCAGGGAGGATACGGTCCGCATGCCTGGAATGAAGTGTATTTAAGTGATTCCGAGAGCTGGGTTCCGCTTGACCCGACATGGGCGATCAGTGGGGACTGGTTTAATCCACCGAATTTTGCCGATACCCATCTGAAGGATCAATCAGCTTAA
- a CDS encoding ATPase — translation MNSNTEGVVMNIEVIKEFLMQNWLVIVVALIILFFVLNVVKTVLKWLIAIIIIAALLIYSGISIDQIKQTVTDVQSSTMDTLKKEATSMMLKEASKATYVKGQDGAFTITSPNVEIKGRTQSDKVDVTFRGISLGEWKLDNETIRTFVEQAQENKTAPAS, via the coding sequence ATGAATTCAAATACGGAAGGTGTAGTCATGAACATAGAAGTAATCAAAGAGTTTCTGATGCAGAACTGGCTGGTGATTGTGGTTGCATTGATCATATTGTTCTTTGTTCTGAATGTGGTCAAAACCGTATTGAAATGGTTGATTGCCATCATCATTATTGCGGCTCTACTGATATACAGCGGCATCTCCATTGATCAGATCAAACAGACAGTGACAGACGTGCAGTCCAGTACGATGGACACCTTGAAGAAGGAAGCAACCAGCATGATGCTGAAGGAGGCTTCCAAAGCAACCTACGTCAAAGGACAGGATGGAGCGTTCACCATCACCAGTCCCAATGTGGAGATTAAGGGAAGAACGCAATCCGATAAAGTGGATGTGACCTTCCGCGGAATTTCACTCGGCGAATGGAAACTCGACAATGAAACGATACGTACGTTTGTCGAACAGGCACAGGAGAACAAAACAGCACCAGCATCGTAG
- the trpS gene encoding tryptophan--tRNA ligase: MKTVLSGIQPSGKLTLGNYIGAIKNFVKLQHDYQCHFMVVDLHAITVAQEPAALREQSEAVAALFIAAGIDPTKSNVFLQSHVPQHAELGWLMTTLTSMGELERMTQFKDKSSGKDSVGAGLFVYPSLMAADILLYNADLVPVGEDQKQHLELTRDLAGRFNHRYGEYFTIPDPYIPQVGARVMSLDDASSKMSKSNPNAGSYIALLDPPDVIRKKISRATTDSGREVVYDPANKPEVSNLMSIYAECAGLTLKEVAERYEGKMYGPFKKELAEVVVSVIEPLQQRYNEIRESGELADVLDTSARRAEEVASQTLSAVKERMGFVPRRTLS, translated from the coding sequence ATGAAAACAGTACTTTCAGGTATTCAACCAAGCGGTAAGCTCACATTGGGCAACTACATTGGCGCAATCAAAAATTTTGTGAAACTCCAGCATGATTATCAATGTCATTTCATGGTCGTTGATCTTCATGCAATCACCGTGGCTCAGGAGCCAGCAGCATTGCGCGAACAGTCGGAAGCGGTGGCTGCGCTGTTTATTGCAGCAGGTATTGATCCTACGAAATCGAACGTATTTCTCCAATCCCATGTACCGCAACACGCAGAACTGGGCTGGTTGATGACGACGCTGACCTCCATGGGTGAGCTTGAACGCATGACTCAGTTTAAGGATAAATCATCCGGTAAAGATTCCGTGGGTGCTGGACTATTCGTGTATCCATCATTAATGGCCGCTGATATTCTGTTATACAATGCTGATCTTGTACCGGTAGGTGAGGATCAGAAGCAGCATCTGGAACTGACACGTGATCTGGCGGGACGTTTTAATCACCGCTACGGGGAGTACTTCACCATTCCCGATCCGTATATCCCACAGGTAGGTGCACGGGTAATGTCTCTTGACGATGCCTCTTCGAAGATGAGCAAGAGTAACCCTAATGCTGGCAGTTATATTGCCCTGCTGGATCCGCCGGATGTCATCCGCAAAAAAATCAGCCGTGCCACGACAGATTCGGGACGTGAGGTCGTATATGATCCGGCAAACAAACCGGAAGTCAGCAACCTGATGAGTATCTACGCTGAATGTGCGGGTTTGACGCTGAAGGAAGTCGCTGAGCGTTATGAAGGCAAAATGTACGGTCCTTTCAAAAAGGAACTGGCTGAAGTGGTTGTGTCTGTCATTGAACCGCTGCAACAACGATATAATGAGATTCGTGAGTCTGGCGAATTGGCCGATGTTCTGGATACGTCAGCTCGTCGTGCGGAAGAGGTTGCTTCTCAAACGTTGAGTGCGGTGAAAGAACGTATGGGTTTTGTGCCTAGACGTACATTGTCATAG
- a CDS encoding penicillin-binding transpeptidase domain-containing protein, with translation MKKHSNEKDELTDKRRFSYRMNVFFFASFVIFSVIIVRLAFLQFVEGPELSQEEASNITKDVPLPPVRGTIYDSTGEVKLAYSKPIQSLYLTLYKNYGDVDGKPSPNIGEVQDIATRLHDVFEQYKSKDSESLTVEQILEEMDLNSRKANGFMPRLIKSDLSEEEVAYFLQHKDEFKGIQVVEESVRFYDPDTVAVQTIGYLKKFKSSKSLNKYKEVDEANKTQTDPGLVYTENEFVGFDGLELQYQDVLRGKSGYTSVDVDLRNLPEGVAGSTPPEKGYDLISSINKNVQVKTEQAILDQLSWLHRNPVSGRLHPNAKTGFAVAMEVDTGKIVAAASMPDYDTNVWRTGGISNEDYDKIKYIYQNGTIRGFPPDDTGKRAESVVLLGSTIKPLSVLIGLKEGFFTTNTVYQDRGSTTFGGDNRRVQNSSGHVYGAMRPHDAIRHSSNVFMIDEIGKKLYSKYGAEGIGVWDKYMEQFGLGVSTGVDLPNEKSGLKEYENKLESSLTRLVYASFGQQGKYTTMQLAQYTTMLANKGKRMEPQLVNEFRDSEGNVVEKVKPKVLSTVEFNDAYWNEVQRGMATEVSAFSGFPYDFARKTGTSTQLVGGKLVDNGVFIAYAPRNNPKLAVAVVIPEGGFGSSSAAPVARAIFDAYDEEFGLDGVPKKDKNKDSESESGAQ, from the coding sequence ATGAAAAAGCATTCCAATGAGAAGGATGAACTTACAGACAAACGGCGATTCAGCTACCGAATGAATGTATTTTTCTTTGCTTCCTTTGTTATTTTTAGCGTTATTATCGTACGTTTGGCGTTTTTGCAATTTGTCGAAGGGCCAGAACTTAGTCAGGAAGAAGCAAGTAACATCACCAAGGATGTACCGCTTCCTCCTGTGAGAGGCACGATCTATGATTCTACAGGTGAGGTGAAGTTGGCTTATTCCAAGCCCATTCAGTCGCTATACCTGACGCTGTATAAAAACTATGGGGATGTTGATGGGAAACCGAGTCCCAACATAGGGGAAGTGCAGGATATTGCCACCCGATTGCATGATGTGTTTGAACAGTACAAATCGAAGGATTCAGAGTCACTTACAGTGGAACAGATCCTTGAAGAGATGGACTTAAATTCACGCAAGGCTAATGGCTTCATGCCACGGCTCATTAAGAGCGATCTGTCCGAGGAAGAAGTCGCTTATTTCCTGCAGCACAAGGATGAGTTCAAAGGCATCCAGGTTGTTGAGGAAAGTGTGCGGTTCTATGATCCGGATACGGTAGCGGTTCAGACCATTGGATATCTGAAGAAATTCAAAAGTTCGAAATCCTTGAATAAATACAAAGAAGTGGACGAGGCCAATAAAACGCAAACGGATCCGGGTCTGGTGTATACAGAGAACGAATTCGTTGGTTTTGATGGACTAGAACTGCAATATCAGGATGTACTACGTGGCAAAAGCGGGTATACGTCCGTCGATGTCGATTTGCGTAACTTGCCTGAAGGTGTAGCAGGTTCTACCCCGCCGGAGAAAGGGTACGACCTGATATCCAGCATTAACAAGAACGTTCAGGTGAAAACGGAACAGGCCATTCTGGATCAGTTGAGCTGGCTTCATCGGAACCCGGTTTCTGGTCGATTGCATCCGAATGCCAAGACCGGATTTGCAGTTGCGATGGAAGTGGATACGGGGAAAATCGTAGCTGCTGCCAGTATGCCGGATTATGATACCAATGTATGGAGAACCGGCGGTATAAGCAATGAAGACTACGATAAAATAAAGTATATCTATCAAAATGGTACGATCCGAGGCTTCCCGCCAGATGATACAGGCAAGCGGGCTGAGTCTGTAGTCTTGCTCGGTTCCACGATCAAACCGCTTAGTGTATTGATTGGTTTGAAAGAGGGTTTCTTTACGACCAATACCGTTTATCAGGATAGAGGTTCAACGACCTTCGGTGGAGACAACCGTAGAGTACAGAACTCATCAGGGCATGTGTACGGTGCGATGCGTCCGCATGATGCGATTCGTCATTCCTCGAACGTGTTCATGATCGACGAGATCGGGAAGAAGCTGTATTCGAAGTATGGTGCAGAGGGTATCGGCGTATGGGATAAGTACATGGAGCAATTCGGTCTTGGTGTGTCTACAGGAGTAGATTTGCCTAATGAAAAGTCTGGTCTCAAAGAATATGAGAATAAATTGGAGAGTTCTTTAACACGTCTGGTGTATGCTTCCTTTGGTCAGCAAGGAAAATACACAACCATGCAGTTGGCACAGTACACCACGATGCTTGCGAACAAAGGAAAACGGATGGAACCACAACTGGTTAATGAGTTCCGGGATTCGGAAGGCAACGTGGTTGAGAAAGTTAAACCGAAAGTACTCAGCACAGTAGAGTTTAACGATGCCTACTGGAACGAGGTGCAACGAGGCATGGCTACCGAAGTTTCGGCATTTAGCGGTTTCCCGTATGATTTTGCCAGAAAAACAGGTACATCGACGCAACTCGTCGGCGGTAAACTGGTGGATAACGGGGTGTTTATCGCTTACGCACCACGTAATAATCCGAAGCTTGCTGTCGCTGTAGTTATTCCCGAAGGTGGCTTTGGTTCGAGCAGTGCAGCTCCGGTTGCACGTGCGATCTTTGATGCCTATGACGAGGAATTTGGTCTCGACGGTGTACCGAAAAAGGACAAAAATAAAGATTCAGAATCGGAATCAGGCGCACAGTGA
- a CDS encoding zinc ABC transporter substrate-binding protein, which produces MVKMRSIQRGFITLAALALVVVLAACSSDAETGSGGKLQVTATTGMIADVAREVGGAYVEVTGLMGPGVDPHLYKASQGDIRKLEQAKVIFYNGLHLEGKMTDILEKMSSSKRVTAVTETIPVEELHSGKDTGGTEYDPHVWFNVSHWMHAAEAVRDTLVEADPDHAEEYKAQAEAYLAKLEDLDAEVREKILEIPEASRVLVTAHDAFGYFGQAYGMKVMGLQGISTAAEYGAKDVSELRDYLVDNQIKAVFVESSVPAKAMEAIIAGAAQKGHTVSIGGELFSDAMGAEGTEEGTYIGMIRHNVETIVEALK; this is translated from the coding sequence ATGGTGAAGATGAGGAGTATTCAGAGGGGGTTCATTACGCTAGCGGCTCTGGCTCTGGTTGTTGTTCTTGCGGCATGTTCAAGTGATGCAGAGACTGGCAGCGGTGGCAAGCTACAAGTAACGGCTACAACAGGCATGATCGCTGACGTAGCACGTGAGGTAGGCGGAGCATATGTTGAAGTTACCGGGCTCATGGGCCCGGGCGTTGACCCTCACTTGTACAAGGCATCTCAAGGTGATATTCGTAAGCTGGAACAAGCGAAAGTCATTTTCTATAATGGACTGCATCTTGAAGGCAAAATGACAGACATTTTGGAGAAAATGTCCTCAAGCAAACGGGTTACAGCCGTTACAGAGACCATTCCAGTTGAGGAATTACACTCAGGCAAAGATACAGGCGGCACGGAATATGACCCACACGTCTGGTTTAACGTCAGCCATTGGATGCATGCGGCAGAAGCCGTACGCGATACGCTCGTGGAGGCGGACCCGGACCATGCGGAAGAATACAAGGCGCAGGCAGAAGCGTACCTGGCGAAGCTTGAAGATCTGGATGCCGAGGTACGTGAGAAGATTCTGGAGATTCCGGAAGCAAGCCGGGTATTGGTTACGGCACATGATGCATTTGGATATTTCGGTCAGGCTTATGGCATGAAAGTAATGGGACTTCAGGGCATCAGTACAGCAGCCGAATATGGTGCAAAAGATGTTAGCGAACTGAGAGATTACCTCGTGGATAACCAGATCAAAGCGGTGTTTGTTGAATCGAGTGTACCTGCCAAAGCAATGGAAGCCATCATTGCCGGAGCAGCTCAAAAAGGGCATACGGTCAGCATTGGTGGAGAACTGTTCTCGGATGCCATGGGGGCTGAAGGAACGGAAGAAGGCACATACATCGGTATGATCCGCCACAATGTTGAGACGATTGTAGAAGCCCTGAAATAA
- a CDS encoding SCO family protein encodes MLKKYKWTWILLGLALIMAVYLMWGTVFASKEKLPEIREIQSFSMENVDGSTVSLEDTQGKVRLFYFYFTSCPDVCPITTFTLSQVQDLLKEDDTFGKDASFVSISFDPKVDTREKIKTFADRFHADYSGWYFLRGDMDKTKQLAKDSFQILIEGENKDDFAHMNMIGLVDRNNQLRKVYNAFNTEDVVPAVIAEDIRTLIKE; translated from the coding sequence ATGCTGAAAAAGTATAAATGGACATGGATATTGCTCGGGCTCGCACTCATTATGGCTGTATATCTGATGTGGGGCACCGTATTTGCCAGTAAGGAGAAATTACCCGAGATTCGCGAGATCCAATCCTTTTCCATGGAAAATGTAGATGGCAGTACAGTATCCCTGGAGGATACTCAAGGGAAAGTCCGTTTGTTCTACTTTTATTTTACCAGTTGTCCGGATGTCTGCCCTATTACGACGTTTACGTTATCTCAGGTGCAGGATCTGTTGAAAGAGGACGACACTTTTGGTAAAGATGCCTCGTTTGTATCCATTTCATTCGACCCCAAAGTCGATACGAGAGAGAAGATCAAGACGTTTGCGGACCGCTTCCATGCGGATTATTCCGGATGGTACTTCTTGCGAGGGGATATGGACAAAACAAAACAGCTCGCCAAGGATTCATTCCAGATCCTGATTGAAGGGGAGAATAAGGACGATTTTGCCCATATGAATATGATTGGCTTGGTGGATCGGAATAATCAGCTGCGCAAAGTATATAATGCGTTTAATACAGAGGATGTTGTGCCTGCTGTGATTGCCGAGGATATTCGCACTCTGATCAAGGAATAA
- a CDS encoding toprim domain-containing protein, with product MPIHVIVEGKNDRSKLKRLVGPEINILCTFGTLNSLKLETLRKQVGYDEVFLFMDNDSSGKKIRGVLRDAFPDAVQMYTRRGYAGVEGTPDEYIIAQLEKAGLETYIQYPEHPSF from the coding sequence ATGCCTATTCATGTCATTGTGGAAGGTAAGAATGACCGAAGCAAATTGAAACGTCTGGTTGGTCCCGAGATCAACATTCTATGTACGTTTGGAACACTTAATTCACTCAAACTAGAAACCCTGCGCAAGCAAGTCGGTTATGACGAAGTCTTTTTATTTATGGATAATGACAGTTCCGGCAAAAAAATTAGAGGTGTGCTGCGAGACGCTTTCCCGGATGCTGTACAGATGTATACACGGCGAGGATATGCTGGCGTGGAAGGCACGCCTGATGAGTATATCATTGCCCAACTGGAGAAAGCCGGGTTAGAGACATACATTCAATACCCTGAACATCCTTCCTTTTAA
- a CDS encoding alpha/beta-type small acid-soluble spore protein yields the protein MAQGSRSNNLVVPQANSALQQLKIEAAQELGVTIPQDGYYGNYTSRETGSLGGYITKRLVQIAEQSLAGSGK from the coding sequence ATGGCTCAAGGATCTCGTTCTAACAACTTGGTGGTACCTCAGGCAAATTCAGCATTGCAACAATTGAAAATCGAGGCTGCACAGGAACTGGGTGTAACTATCCCTCAAGACGGGTACTATGGTAACTACACTTCCCGTGAAACAGGATCTTTGGGTGGATATATCACCAAACGTCTGGTACAAATCGCTGAGCAGTCTTTGGCTGGGTCTGGCAAATAA
- a CDS encoding metal ABC transporter ATP-binding protein: protein MNDTILSEQTPTNLSNSHLHGTQPTSAPLSVRDLAVAYHKKPVLSSVSFDIPEGQLIGILGPNGAGKSTLIKAVLGLVPKMHGEVRIFGQSYREQRRRIGYVPQRESVDWDFPTHALDVVMMGRYGHLGWFRRPGKKERDLAAHCLEQVGMGDYMYRQISQLSGGQQQRVFLARALVQDADLYFMDEPFAGVDATTEKAIISLLEQLKKQGKTVLVVHHDLATVEEYFDHVLLLNGRLVAGGPTSEVFVPDTLQETYGGRIAMIGSRTEKGKV from the coding sequence ATGAATGATACTATTTTATCGGAACAAACTCCTACGAATCTGAGCAACAGCCACTTGCATGGAACGCAGCCTACGTCGGCTCCTCTTAGTGTGAGGGATTTGGCCGTTGCGTATCACAAAAAGCCGGTGCTTAGCAGTGTATCCTTTGATATCCCGGAAGGACAGCTCATCGGAATACTCGGACCGAATGGTGCAGGGAAATCGACCTTGATCAAAGCCGTTCTGGGACTGGTACCGAAGATGCATGGCGAGGTACGGATCTTCGGACAATCGTACCGGGAACAACGTCGCCGCATCGGATATGTACCCCAACGGGAATCAGTCGACTGGGATTTCCCTACACATGCACTCGATGTGGTGATGATGGGACGGTATGGTCATCTGGGCTGGTTCCGTCGTCCGGGGAAAAAGGAGCGGGACCTGGCGGCACACTGCCTGGAGCAAGTCGGGATGGGCGATTATATGTATCGCCAGATCAGTCAGCTGTCTGGTGGACAACAGCAGCGTGTCTTTCTGGCACGGGCACTCGTGCAGGACGCAGATCTGTATTTCATGGATGAGCCGTTTGCAGGTGTGGATGCGACCACGGAGAAAGCGATCATTTCCCTGTTGGAGCAGTTGAAGAAACAAGGTAAGACGGTACTGGTTGTTCACCATGATCTGGCAACAGTTGAGGAGTACTTCGACCATGTGCTTTTGCTCAATGGACGACTGGTGGCAGGTGGCCCGACAAGTGAAGTATTTGTACCAGATACACTGCAAGAGACGTACGGAGGCCGGATTGCCATGATCGGAAGCCGGACGGAGAAAGGCAAGGTGTAG